The Porites lutea chromosome 7, jaPorLute2.1, whole genome shotgun sequence genome includes the window CCATTGAAAGTGAACAAAGATCAGGGAATTCCAACAACCTTTTGACCACTTTAATGGGATTGTGAAAGATAAGATAATGAAAGGATTTTACTCGCTATCACTAGTGTCTAGTTTCAAGGTTATGTTTTGGTTCGATTTTACATGGATGGTTGATCGTTATTGATAACAAACAACGTAGACGTAACACGAAATTTCGCTTCGGTAGCAAAACGGTGATACCAGATAAAACAGAGCAGAGACCTCTTTCAAgcaaatttgactttttaataAACTTTATTCCTTTTATTAACTTTATAACAGCTTAGCGTTAATTGATCTCAAATGGAATTGGCGGCAATAAACGCGTAAATGTTGTGTCAGGGTATGCGAAAGACGTGATGGCACGAAACGATAGCGTTGCAGTTGGCTCCCATATGTCGGTGAAAAGCTTTGTCAAAGTGAAATCTCTTATCATTTGGGCTTTAGAACATTATTTACACAAACTGAAGTTCCCTAATGCCACATCCTCCAGGAGTCGGCAAAGTAAATATTTGTGAAATTCTGTGCCAAGATCCTTGCCTTTTAAGTGTCAACTTAACTTTAACATAACTATTTCCTGATATAGAGCCTGTCAATTTCTCAGTTAGTTCCTTCTCTGCTTCTTCTCCGTTTGTGTTTGCACGGAATTGCGATCCGATGTTCCAAATCCTTGATTTCTTTCTTGCGATCCCTTTTTTGACTTCGtatcgtttttatttttatagttcGTGGTCCAAACTCTCAACAACTGTGTTGTATTGAATCTCTTTCCAAAGGCGGCATATTATAAAACAAAGTCGCTCTCAACAAAATGCGAAGAACGAGTTCATCGTCTGTTACTTCAACAGGGAATTTTCCATCTTTGTCCTCGATGCGCACATTTGCGCCGCACCGCAAGAGAAAGCGGCAAATGTCTACGTATCCCTCGCTAGCCGCATAATGCAAAGGAGTCCATCCAAATCTATCTTTCTTGTTCACATCAGCGCCTAACTCAACTAACATTTTTGCGCTCTCCAAATTCCCGTCTAACACGCACTGATTAAGCGCGGTGAGTCCAGAAGTTGTTATTTCATTGATTTCACAACACGTGAGTTGCTTCCTTAGTCGCTTTTTCAGCGCTTCTCTGTCCTTTGGTTGAACCGAAGCGATTTGAACTTGCAACATCATGTCAATTGGAACTTTGCGACTCATTCTTCGTCGTTTCTTTTGCGTCGGTGAGCTCTCAGGCGAACTAGCAAAAGTTAAGTCCTGCATAGTGAACTCCTACGTGAATAGCACTCGTAATTTTTCGAATAACGCTTCTCAACTAGTTCACACCTCCAGATACTAAGCTGTTCTGGTGAGGTGGGTGTTGAACGGGAGGCTTTTATGCTTTGAAGAAACAATAGATTTATTTATATACGTCACGTATCTACAGAGTATCATGGTATGGGTTGTTACGTCACATCACTTTATCGTGACGCCGCTGTACGCACGTGCGCTTTTACGCTATAGAGATTATCGAGCGATATTTCTGGTCAAGCATTTGTTACTCTCTTGAAAGACTTAGGTAACTCGATTCTAGTTAATTCAGCGTAAATGGTTCAAGCACGTTAGATTCATATCACGCGTTTGTTCTTATCCCTATATTTGCGTGCCAGACTGTTGGCTGTTCCTCTTCCGTGCCGATCCAGCGGGCGGCAATGAGCTGGAAGAAAAATGATCCCAAAGTTTccaaatattattaaaatgaccAAACCACAAATTTGACAAAAGTTGTTTAATGAGGGACCAATAAAGTTTGACAAACAAACAACACCGCGGGAAAATATTCGATTTGAGGCAATTGCTTTGAATTGTTTACCACCTCAATATCAAGATTTTCTGTCACCCAAAAAAGggaacaagtttgaaaaaaaaatctggctTGTCTCAAACCGCTGTTCGGAGGTTTGGAAGCTTTTAGGTTTGTTAATGTAATTATGTAAAAGATATAGGAAACTGTATTTTTTCTGAGCACTCATGAAAAATCTGGCTGGGTTGCCTTAGTTATAGTTAGGGTTTTTGTCGGCCAATATAACTTCTTTTTTCACAGCGCTTGGACGGTCGTCGGGGGTTGTTGAAGAAAGGATGCCGTGtataatttcctttttaagCGGTGTGTGGTGTTTGTTTAACTTTCGCTTTTCCTGCTGTGTTTCCTTTATGCCATGGTGACATGGTGTTATTTTTTGTCCAAGGGAATCCAACAGTTATCATATGTGTAAACGATCTGCCGTGTTCAACGAGTGTTTGAAAACCTTAGTCGTCTCATGTCTTTCAACACTAAGCATTACTGTATGTTGGGAGTCGTGCTTCATCTCTCTGCAATAAAATTCTCACGTTGCCGCCTTTTCCGGCCAACAAATGCTTtatcaagctatagaaaattcgcGTGATGTTTTGTTTGCTAACTATAACATGCAGCTTTCTTCAAGGGATTAACATGTCGCATTCGTGTGCCATTGTAATTTTAAGGGGCTACAAGTTAGCACGCTATTTTGGCCCGCAGGCTACAATTCAGTCCTGGTTGCATTCTTTAGCTTTATAACCTACCGTAAACCCTTGCCTCCCAGCTCGGGTCGTGTATCAGTGTGGGTCTTGAGATTCAGAGCCGTTGAAAATTCAATTTAAACTGAAGACCTCTGCTATCCCCTCATATGCATGGCTACTCTTCAACAACCAAGTTACAATAGTGTTTTTCCCTTTCGTGTCGGAACTGCTCGTTTATCCCTACAAATAcctttttgtttgtctgtttgtttgttgcttttTGAAAAACCCTCCACGTGACAGACTCCCCCTCTAAATTGTTCGCCACTCTAAAATTGCCAGAACTATGTGCCCCATGATGGTCCTTTTTGTGAGGCGATTCTGTGAGAGAATTGCGCTAAGTGTGggtgcattattttttaaaggagctgtggtACTCTTAGTTTATTTGTGGTTCTGTCCAATAAACTTGATAAAACAGTGCTTCAAGGGCAAGTGTGGAACTCTTGACTGTTTAAAAGTTAAGTGAGATTGCTTATTACTATCCAGTCACTATTTATGTTATCGAACGCCTTACAGGTTAATCTAAAAACTCTTCCGCCCTCTCAGCTTAGAGTCAAATATGAGTGATGTAGAGTAGTTCTTACTTTTTAGCCCGTTTGACCATGGTGTGACCATAAAATACATGTTTGTTTATCTGTGTTTAAGGAGTAAATATTGTTCTGCTTTAAAGCGTATCGCCAACAAGCTTTTCAACGCCTTTTTTCGCGATTTTGTTGCCCAAGAAATTCGACTTGCGGGAAAGTCTAGGCGTGCTCATGCACTCACGTTTGGGGTTTGTGGACGAAGATCTTTTTCAAAAGAGGCGAGAATGGAATATTTTCCCATGGATTTCGCCCACCTTTTAATAGGCGAGACTGTCCTTTTCTTTGTGCTATGGAGAAGATCGACAATAATCCAATATTCTTTCAATGAGaccattttcatgcaaattttcaTGGGCATCCGGCCGCCGACAGAAATAAAGTTTTGCTTTCCTTTATGGGTATGTTTTTATATCAGCTTAGCGGCGTCTACTATTTTAGGACGAGAACGTGACAATAAATCTGGAAATAGTGTTCTTGTCGTAACCTATACCCACTCATTTTTGCATGCCTCGTTTCCTTTCTGAGAAATGACTCACAACTTCCGAGCTTACTCAGCCATTCTTCGGAATTTTGCCGCTGGGCAGCAAATAAGCACATgttaaaaatggaataaatttgCGTGATCGTTTTCCTTTCAACTAATTGTTTGGCTTTGGAACCGCGTTTTTCTGTATTTATGCACGATTGTCATCGTGCTACTCAGAAAACTGTCAGCAAGGTCTTATCATAACTTGTCTACTCCATGGTATTTGCCCCTAATCGTGTGACATAGAAGTCTCTGCGAGTCATAATGTTGACGATATTATCTGACGGAATCTTTAAACAAAATTGTACAAATAATGTGTCCAAAAATTAACTCTCAAGGCGTTTTATTCCGAATTATTCCATGAATGTGATTTGCTGGGAATTACCATTAATGTACAAGAACCCGTCTAGTATTTAGGGCACTGACCCACGCCCACCACCCCCCTCGGTCACGTTTCCATTCTGTAGACAAGCCACTGTTAATTAACCCTGTAACTAAACGTTTTAATATATAAAGTATTTTAATGTGCTTATTTTATTTCCTGCGCAGGTTTACATCGCGTTTTTAAATGTTCTATCGCATTGCAGACAATCTCTCCAAATTGCAGCCAAAAATAGATTCCCAAATTGTCATGTGAAGTTGACCGGTCAGTTTGTTAGGCTAATTCAATTCCGTCGCCTCCTACGCCGGGCGTTACCAAGGCATTTAGTCCGACATTggaaaagagaagaaataaGGAGGCCTTTAATTTTgtggcaaaaataaaatatatagaaaaGAGAGGGAGAAAGGTAAGGCTCAAGGAATCGAAAAGATCTTGTGGTCTTATTCCCCCATTCGATCAAAAATAATGCAAGTGGTATGTTTTTACCCCCATTTTTCGTCGCGGTTCCAACTAAAGGGACGGGACTCCCCTGCGCCTAATTCCTAACTCGGCTCACTTGGTTTTGTCGGCTTTATGTATTAAGATTAGATGAAGTCCTCGAGCAGGAGTATAttcgcctcgagtttttaaacctgataatacacgactgcgAGTTTCTTGAAAGAcctcaaaatctctgatatagatcaactcattcttgcactaatatttagatttgggtttattttggcctaaaaaattggacgtaaagttaaGTCGTGTCTTCATCGGGTATAAGACACTTGTTAAACATTTAgttcttttgttgtttctttaagaattattaatgagtttttgaactATGTATATCGCTCCATGCGTCCCAGTCTGATGATATACATTCCTTGAATGGTTCTTTCTTGTaattaatatttctttttagACATCCGTAGTCGAAAATCTTCGAACATAgtggaaaacaaaatataataaacaattgtCGTACAACTACTACCATGACATCAAGGCCGATGTTTTAATCCTCATTAGTAATGCCAGCGAACTCACTTGTCCTTGCTAGAAAAGTACAGTGTATTTCCAGTGCTCAAATTTCGTGATCGGGTAATAAGCGGATTAACTCTTCTACACCCAGGGTCAGTAACGGAGACGTGATGTACATCTAAACCTTTCAGTCTGCgggaaaaaaaaccttatttttgccGATCACAATCCTTATGTCGCGCCATTCAAATGTAACCTCTTGACTTCACCTGCAACAATAAATGGTTCCATTTCCGCTTTCtaagaattaaattaaaaaaaaaaaggaaagatttttcttaaagttgCATTATGTGAATCTTGGATTAAACCTTTGTCTCTCAGTCAATTGAGAAGACGTGTTTATCGCTCAGATACGATCGTTCTCAGTTTTTAGACTGAGGTCGACAAATTCCTATGACGTTACTATTCACATGAAAGCTTTTTTGCGGGATATTCGAGCCAGTTTTGTCACAATTTTGCAAAGTGACTtgaggattttttttctctaatcTTGACCTCGACTACATTTgctaagtttttttcttttaactgacCCCAAAAGTGGTGAAATCAACTAAAGTTAGAAAGGAGAAAATCAcggaaataaaataattaacataATATATCTTTTACAGATGTTATAATTCTAATTTTGCAAAACCAGTCAAAAACTAAAGGGAACGGACACGTCCAAAAAAAGGAACGAAAATTCAATTAAACACTATCTTCTTCTAGGTCCTTCTAAACTTTTTACTCGGCGATTTTTCTGTCTAACGGCATCtttgtttctaatttttaaaatagtatatTTGATAGCACCGAGTATTGGGGGAATTTCAAGATTTATGGTGCAACAACTCAAATTAATAATGAATGGGCTTTGAACTTTGTCGAGTCGAACATTTTCGACGATTTCCGATTGCTCTCGAAGACTTAACTTGCTGATCCAATATAATAGACAATGCGCTCAACGACTGTTAATGACATTAAGTCGATATTGGCTGACTGCATGGCTAAATGCCCCTGAACTTGCTAGATCTTACCAGAAACTAAACATTAATCCGTCTGTAAAAGAATCAGCACACAGTTTATTTCAAAGCTTCTTTACCCCTCCTCATTGGGTAGAAAATAGACCGATTTCTCATTAACACCTCTTCATTGTACGTGAAGGCTGTGAGAAGTCAACCAATATCTTTTAAAATCTCTCTTAAGCCCGGAGTGATTATACTGAACTTCTTGTGATTTAGTTCCTTAAAGGGTAATCTTAATAATATGACCTTACAAATATCCAATATGTTTTTCCCGTGGCGCTGTTTATCGGCTTCTTTATTGTCGTTTTAACTTTGTCGGCCGTGATTATGAAGTGAAAGAAGTTCTTTAAATTAAGCTTTTCTTTGACTATTTCCTGTCGTAGTTTTTCTCGGCAATGTCGCTGTCAGTTGTGGATGGTTCAATAAACCTGGTTGAGCTTTTTTCATTTGTAGTGTTAACTTTCAGTATTagcaaacaataaacaaatgaCACTGCGAACTCGATTTCAGTTTATGCCTGGATAAATGGTGCTAAATGTGTCCAGTGGAAGCAACGCATGAGAAATGAACAACTGTATGGCAGCTTACCAAAAGCTACGAACAAAATTGCTGTTGCAGTGCCTTCGCCTTGTTGGTCACTGTGTTAGGCAGCCAAACGAAATTGCTTCGAAACTTGTCTTATGACAACCAACTGTAGGAAGAGTTAGCAGGGAAAGAAAGCTAATGACTCTATCAACAACATTAAAAGGAACAACATAGCGAGATTCGGTCAGCAATGCTTGCAAGAAACGGTGGAAAGTTTAGGAGGCTTGATTGGGAGATCGGCCtcagtaagtaagtaagtttgGTAGATAAGAACCGTCATTGacataaatggaaaaaaagtatTTACACGGCTCACAGGATATGCGCCTATTTCTACTTTCTCGAATCAAAAATAGTCCAGCCTTAGTATAAAGGAGTATCTTGGAAAACATATATGTCCGCCATTTCTTTGGTTTGGTACACCAAATCAATCGACGTGACGTCACGCGGAAAATGCTCTGTAAGCGTCCGGCCGCCCACAGGATTATCAGTGACGAAACGACGCAGAAGTAGACCAGACTACCGCAAAGGGGGGAGGTGGTGGGAGGTAAAAGATGAAGTAATGTGGTGAATAAGAAGGTTACGGCCTAGTCGTCAGCGTTTGTAGCCTGCAAACGTGAGAGTGGGTACTTACCATGTACGTGGGAAAAACCAGAAATTCCGGTTGGAAAACCAAATGGTTTGCACCATTCCGTTtgggaagcttcagaaaatatgggctgtgatttacagcaaggagcccaaaagtgtgacctcctctaattaattcacattctttcgtgaaggcattaaccaatcagaagtcgaggacagtttccagctggcttctgattgggtTAAATGTAcacgaaagaatgtgaataaattaaaagcggTCACAcctttgggctccttgctgtaaggCAATGcaatttttgctctttttagtctgttcagctgatttggatatactttgtTGCGGGTCATTCTCCGACCATGTGAAATTttctggttttatttttatgcgCAAGATTTCCAgccgggtggtttgtgtaatTGGTAAGCACCCAGTATTTCTGGCCCGTGACTTTTCTTCGAAGAGAAACAAGCGGCAGCCGGGAAAGCGTTTTCTTTCGGCAGCAGCTTTTATGGATATAAAGATGCAATGATTGAGGCTAATGATGGAAGTATTGCTGAAGTCGTGATGAATTCAGTCTATTTTGAGATACGGAAGTTACGAAATATTCTCAAGAGATTTCTCCTGAGTGTAGTAACTTGTCCCACTCACTATATACCGTGTTCATGTTTTACTGCATGGAATCAGTCTATTGAAGCACTTCCTTGTATCGCTTCCGAGTCAAGATAGCAGAACTGTCACGATTTTTATACGGTTTCTAAGTAAACGGAACAAAGTATTACTTGAATCATTTACAAATCGGCTCGATCCGATAGAATTTCAACTTATAAAGTGCCGGCTtagttttaaaagtgacgttacATGCTGTGTTCAGTGGGCAAAcgtaaaagtaaatatttgccACCTTAGAAAGGATTCAACAGAAAATGACGTTTCGacgggaggcgggggggggggttgggggttactcaacaaagttttatacgggaaGGCTTCCGAGATCCAACCCCTTacctttttatataccatttttgagagaaaagaTACTCCTTTCGTATACATTTTATGGACAAatagtacccctttcacatacttagTTTAGAACTTAACATCCCTTTTACCTGCTGTAAATGTGTGCattatctttaaaatatgaatcaGAAACAAAACCAGagcgttttctcgactttttcacagccataataTGCTTCATATACTTCAGCAAGTGACATCTCTATCCTTTCATACCTGAAGCTTGAAAAAGTATCGCAGTTTTGGGCGACCGTCCCCGTATAggcaatagggaacttaagcaacagacGTTTTCTGCGCAGCGACGGCAACCGGAAGTTACTCTCACTTCCGATTCACGTTTCCCGCCACTTTGGCTAGCCGTCGCGACTCGGCGCCAACGCCACATCACTTGTTTTGCCGTTGTGTCGAAAAcgtgagattttttttctcctctttgcctgaaagacaagttttttttattattaatacactGTTTCAAGATTGTCCCAGTTTGTTTCTCCCAGGATGGCCGCCAAACAACCCAAACAAACGTaagttttttatcttatttcgtTTTTGTACAAAGTCTTGCTGTACGAACGACAGACaaattttgcagttattttttattatgaaagGAGCCGAACTGTTTTACGAATAATCTGTCTAGCGAGTTtctgatataagcttaaaatgtttgagtttatatttatatgttcgttttcctttaaacagagtCATGGAATGGTCAGAGGAGCACGATATCATTTTGCTGAGAGAGATGATTAGTCGAGAGatattttcatttaagaaaGGAAGTCCTGACAGAGGAAAGACGTGGGAAAGCATACAGGAATTCTTGAATCAAATGGAGAATCCCAAATTCCACATTAAGGAAAAACGAGGAGTCCGGGACAGGTGGAATATACTGCAGGGAAAGTTCTTGAAGAGAATGAGGGAAGAAGAAGCAGCAAGTGGCATCGAGTGTGAAGAGTTGTCCGAAAAGGATACCCTAATCGAGGAGTTATCTGAGCGGGAACGAAGCTTTCaggtgaaagagaaaaacacagcAAAGCAGCCGAATCTGTTAGGAGGAAGGCAATGGAAAGGATGAAAGACTCGAAGAGGAAGACGAGTCAGGATTCAGATTTGGATCCAGGTTTAGCAGCTGGAGGGAAAAAATCACGAAAAACTGCTACAGAGGTCGTAGATTTCTTGAAGGAAAAGGCGAAGTGCGAGCAAACTCAAAGACAACAAGAAATGGAATTGAGAAGGAAGGAGCTGGAAGAGAATGCTAAACAACAACGAGGAGTTCTAGAGCTAATGCAGAGGCAGAGTGAGGCTCAGCAGCAGATCAACCAGGCTTTGCTGGTTCTTATCCAGAAAGCATTTGGaactgtttaaaattaaagaatttggCTCATAGCTTTATTGAAGGCTTCCATGTCTGGTGTTAATACTCGTTGTCGAAATGGGCACTGCAAATTCACTCGATGAGGATACGCAGGGTCTCCGTAAATACACATAGGCTCCCCAGTGGGAGAGAAGGCATTTCTCTCTAAATCACGCAGAAGTTTGGACTCAACCAACATGCAAGCATCATGTCGTTTACCCTCTGTTTAAACAGGAGAAGAAATTTCAGTCTGGTTAGTTACTTATCTAACATGTGATGAAAATGACCGTTATTAGCGCGACTTGACGATTATCATAACTTTGCTCACCTATGGGTCCGTACATATTTGCAATAAGACCATTCGGTAATGCCAGCGACTGAAATTTTAGCGAATGCACCCTTTTGTGACCGTTGTACACCAGTCTTTGGTGCTCCCCAGGTCTTGCAATCGGTCGGACAGTTCCGTct containing:
- the LOC140942589 gene encoding uncharacterized protein, which translates into the protein MQDLTFASSPESSPTQKKRRRMSRKVPIDMMLQVQIASVQPKDREALKKRLRKQLTCCEINEITTSGLTALNQCVLDGNLESAKMLVELGADVNKKDRFGWTPLHYAASEGYVDICRFLLRCGANVRIEDKDGKFPVEVTDDELVLRILLRATLFYNMPPLERDSIQHSC